A DNA window from Ostrea edulis chromosome 5, xbOstEdul1.1, whole genome shotgun sequence contains the following coding sequences:
- the LOC125651917 gene encoding uncharacterized protein LOC125651917 translates to MRFITSIWITMWTISIMIKAQTEEESNPAHMQSNLLRAILWEEREFEEIGKRAYHTLPRHRGLADCCPIVSQKISPIGGLSREGRLLKLYRDRRTVQRFYQTSCAAGVLNRPCRYVDSTWRSKCVQSYTYVYAIVRDYNTTQPYRMDYIRLKSGCMCKIDDQPSIVDITD, encoded by the exons ATGCGTTTTATCACATCAATATGG ATCACAATGTGGACAATCAGCATTATGATAAAAGCACAAACTGAAGAGGAATCTAATCCAGCACACATGCAGAGTAATCTTCTTAGGGCAATTCTTTGGGAAGAAAG GGAATTCGAAGAAATAGGAAAACGAGCTTATCACACGCTTCCTCGACACAGAGGCCTGGCGGACTGCTGTCCGATAGTGTCACAAAAAATTAGTCCAATAGGTGGCCTTTCTAGGGAGGGGAGATTACTAAAGTTATATAGAGACCGACGGACAGTTCAGAGGTTTTACCAGACTTCTTGTGCTGCAGGGGTTTTGAACCGACCTTGTCGTTACGTTGACAGCACGTGGCGCTCAAAATGCGTTCAAAGCTACACATATGTCTATGCCATAGTGAGGGATTATAACACGACACAGCCTTACCGAATGGACTACATAAGGCTAAAATCCGGCTGCATGTGCAAAATAGATGACCAACCATCCATTGTTGATATAACGGACTGA